A single genomic interval of Polaribacter vadi harbors:
- the tsaE gene encoding tRNA (adenosine(37)-N6)-threonylcarbamoyltransferase complex ATPase subunit type 1 TsaE gives MNKNYSLDNLSEIASEIITSAENKTLLFFGEMGVGKTTLIKEICKNLDVLDSISSPTFSLVNEYETSKKEKVFHFDFYRITDEEEALDMGIEEYFDNNDWCLIEWPKNIENLLPLDAVEIHLSILNDGKRNIQLK, from the coding sequence ATGAATAAAAACTATTCTTTAGATAATTTATCTGAAATTGCATCAGAAATTATTACATCCGCAGAAAATAAAACCTTATTATTTTTTGGAGAAATGGGTGTTGGTAAAACCACACTAATCAAAGAAATATGTAAAAATTTGGACGTTTTAGATAGCATCTCCTCTCCTACTTTTTCTTTAGTAAATGAATACGAAACATCAAAAAAGGAAAAAGTTTTTCATTTTGATTTTTACAGAATTACGGATGAAGAAGAGGCTTTAGACATGGGAATTGAAGAATATTTCGATAATAACGACTGGTGTTTAATTGAATGGCCAAAAAACATCGAAAATTTACTACCTTTAGATGCTGTTGAAATTCATTTATCAATTTTAAATGATGGAAAACGCAACATTCAACTAAAATAA
- a CDS encoding DUF1287 domain-containing protein, with product MKNKTIFILFFIFHYVINIQAQEDKLSLAALELTKDNVVYDPSYFSIEYPNGDVPKGKGVCTDVIIRAYRKLGIDLQKEVHEDMKANFNLYPKIWSLKRPDKNIDHRRVPNLMTFFSRKGTTKPITKNPDDYKPGDIICWNLGGAITHTGIVVNKKSQDNKRFLIVHNIGAGQVLQDCLFDFKIIGHYRYLN from the coding sequence ATGAAAAATAAAACAATTTTTATATTATTTTTTATTTTTCATTATGTAATAAATATACAAGCACAAGAAGACAAGCTATCTTTAGCTGCTTTAGAATTAACAAAAGACAACGTAGTTTATGATCCAAGCTATTTCTCAATTGAATATCCAAATGGAGATGTGCCAAAAGGAAAAGGTGTTTGTACAGATGTAATTATTAGAGCTTACAGAAAATTAGGAATCGATTTGCAAAAAGAAGTTCATGAAGATATGAAAGCAAACTTTAATCTGTATCCTAAAATTTGGAGTTTAAAAAGGCCTGATAAAAATATAGATCATAGAAGAGTGCCAAATTTAATGACTTTCTTTTCTAGAAAAGGAACCACAAAACCCATCACTAAAAATCCTGACGATTATAAACCTGGAGATATTATTTGCTGGAATTTAGGAGGCGCAATTACGCATACAGGAATTGTAGTCAACAAAAAATCTCAAGACAATAAACGATTTCTAATTGTGCATAATATTGGAGCTGGTCAAGTTTTACAAGATTGTTTGTTTGACTTTAAAATTATTGGGCATTATCGATATTTGAATTAG
- a CDS encoding pentapeptide repeat-containing protein, translating to MKFKIVTIAFLFLSMTFFAQKTVEASDIMKDIKAGKSISYQNAKIVGTLDFTFMDDASAKLPKKKKSFWWGNGSSTNDVKNKIDVDISFVNCTFKDDVLAYIPNEDSGYTFTADFENIAIFKNCNFERKAMFKYSNFERESDFSGSNFDDDTTFKYAKFDKDTSFENTKFTETATFKYAEFDRNVSFSNSVFEDEAIFKYTKFKDGVSFNNTNFEEDLDIKYMKVSGSFDINKMKVGFDIDSKYTTINGRSFNKYLIESKN from the coding sequence ATGAAATTTAAAATCGTAACAATAGCTTTCCTTTTTTTATCAATGACGTTTTTTGCTCAAAAAACAGTTGAAGCCTCTGATATTATGAAAGACATCAAAGCAGGAAAATCAATTTCTTATCAAAACGCTAAAATAGTAGGAACTTTAGATTTTACTTTTATGGATGATGCTTCTGCAAAACTTCCTAAAAAGAAAAAAAGTTTTTGGTGGGGAAATGGAAGCTCTACCAATGATGTAAAAAACAAGATTGATGTTGACATTTCTTTTGTTAACTGCACCTTTAAAGATGATGTTTTAGCCTATATTCCTAATGAAGATTCAGGCTATACTTTTACTGCTGATTTTGAAAATATTGCTATTTTTAAAAACTGTAACTTCGAAAGAAAAGCAATGTTTAAGTATTCAAATTTTGAAAGAGAATCCGATTTTTCTGGATCTAATTTTGATGATGATACCACTTTTAAATATGCAAAATTTGATAAAGACACCAGTTTTGAGAACACAAAATTCACAGAAACTGCTACCTTTAAATATGCAGAATTTGACAGAAATGTAAGTTTTTCGAACTCAGTTTTTGAAGATGAAGCAATTTTTAAATACACAAAATTTAAAGATGGTGTTTCTTTTAACAATACTAATTTCGAAGAAGATTTAGATATTAAATACATGAAAGTTTCTGGGAGTTTTGATATCAACAAAATGAAAGTTGGTTTTGATATCGATTCTAAATACACAACCATAAATGGAAGAAGCTTTAATAAATATCTTATAGAAAGTAAAAATTAG
- a CDS encoding S1/P1 nuclease has translation MKIKLLLLIPFLLMMTSSSDETYFWGQNGHRVTGKIAEKHLTRKTKKCIDKILKGQSLAFVSTYADEIKSDRKYRDYNVWHYVNMDLDQTYEQAEKNPQGDLVQGIEKCIAVLKDDNSADEDKVFHLKMLVHLVGDLHQPMHIGRKEDKGGNDVQVQWFGNGSNLHRVWDTNMIADWNMSYIELAENADDLSKKQIEFIEEGSVVDWVNEVHEVTKEVYKSVKVGENLRYNYSYDHFGTVRTQLQKGGIRLAKVLNDIYD, from the coding sequence ATGAAAATCAAACTTTTATTATTGATACCATTTTTATTGATGATGACGTCCTCATCTGATGAAACTTATTTCTGGGGACAAAATGGTCATAGAGTAACTGGTAAAATTGCTGAAAAGCATTTAACAAGAAAAACAAAAAAATGTATTGATAAAATTTTAAAAGGACAAAGTTTAGCATTTGTTTCTACCTATGCAGATGAAATTAAATCTGACAGAAAATATAGAGATTACAATGTTTGGCATTATGTAAATATGGATTTAGATCAAACATATGAGCAAGCAGAAAAAAATCCTCAAGGAGATTTAGTGCAAGGAATCGAAAAATGTATTGCTGTTTTAAAAGACGATAATAGTGCTGATGAAGATAAAGTATTTCATTTAAAAATGTTGGTGCATTTAGTTGGAGATTTACACCAGCCAATGCATATTGGAAGAAAAGAAGATAAAGGTGGTAATGATGTGCAAGTGCAATGGTTTGGAAATGGATCTAACTTACATCGAGTTTGGGACACCAACATGATTGCAGATTGGAACATGAGTTATATTGAATTGGCAGAAAATGCTGATGATTTATCGAAAAAACAAATAGAATTTATAGAAGAAGGTTCTGTTGTAGATTGGGTAAATGAAGTTCATGAAGTTACAAAAGAGGTTTACAAATCTGTTAAAGTAGGAGAGAATTTACGTTATAATTATTCTTACGATCATTTTGGAACTGTAAGAACTCAACTTCAAAAAGGTGGAATTCGTTTAGCAAAAGTATTGAATGATATTTATGACTAA
- a CDS encoding Arc family DNA binding domain-containing protein: MAKKKAFALRVNEDMIKAIEKWAADEFRSTNGQIEWMLMQALKDAKREPKKKSEE, encoded by the coding sequence ATGGCAAAAAAGAAAGCTTTCGCTTTGCGAGTAAATGAAGATATGATTAAAGCTATTGAAAAATGGGCTGCAGATGAATTTCGTTCTACAAATGGTCAAATAGAATGGATGTTAATGCAAGCTTTAAAAGACGCAAAACGTGAACCTAAAAAGAAAAGCGAGGAATAA
- a CDS encoding AMP-dependent synthetase/ligase: MPTEIKRLFDFPYHQLETYNLKKALSTKYDGKWESISTQEYINQSNQLSRGLLKLGVQPNDKIAIISTNNRTEWNICDIGVLQTGAQTVPIYPTICKEDYEYVINHSEAIFCFVSDVEVLDKLNQIKDKTQLKGVFTFNDIKGEKSWKELLEAGKDDSNQNEVEARMKAVKEDDLATLIYTSGTTGKPKGVMLSHKNIVSNVLASEKKVPLEFGKDKALSFLPVCHIFERMILYLYQFCGAEIYFAESIDKLSENAQEIKPDVMTAVPRLYEKIYDKIILKGEDLSGIKKKLFFWAVNLGLEYKPYGANGWWYEKQLSLARKLIFSKWQAALGGNLKLMVSGSAALQPRLTRIFAAAGMPIMEGYGLTETSPVVSVNFINVDGVKGFRVGTVGKVIDGVEVKIAETGEILVKGPNVMLGYYKDPVKTAEVLKDGYFYSGDKGEIDKDGFLKITGRTKEMFKTSGGKYVIPPLLEGELKQSLFIEQIMVVGENEKMPAAIIQPNFDYLKDWANDNKISFTSNEDLIKNEKVIAKIQQAVDDCNIHFGKWERIKRFELTPDEWSIDGGHLTPTMKMKRAVIVQIYKDLYEKIYRP, encoded by the coding sequence ATGCCAACAGAAATTAAGAGGTTATTCGATTTTCCTTATCATCAATTAGAGACTTATAATCTAAAAAAAGCATTATCCACAAAATACGATGGAAAATGGGAATCTATTTCTACTCAAGAATATATAAATCAATCAAATCAATTAAGCAGAGGTTTATTAAAATTAGGGGTACAACCTAATGATAAAATAGCAATAATATCTACAAATAATAGAACAGAGTGGAATATTTGCGACATTGGAGTTTTGCAAACTGGCGCTCAAACTGTACCAATTTATCCAACAATTTGCAAAGAAGATTACGAATATGTAATCAATCACTCTGAAGCAATTTTTTGTTTTGTTTCTGATGTTGAAGTTTTAGATAAACTAAACCAAATAAAAGATAAAACGCAATTAAAAGGTGTTTTTACTTTTAATGATATTAAAGGTGAAAAAAGTTGGAAAGAACTTTTAGAAGCTGGCAAAGACGATAGCAACCAAAACGAAGTGGAAGCTAGAATGAAAGCTGTAAAAGAGGATGATTTGGCTACCTTAATTTACACTTCTGGAACCACAGGAAAACCAAAAGGAGTAATGCTTTCTCACAAGAACATTGTTTCCAATGTTTTAGCTAGTGAGAAAAAAGTTCCTTTAGAGTTTGGTAAGGATAAAGCTTTAAGTTTTTTACCTGTTTGCCATATTTTTGAACGTATGATATTGTATTTATATCAATTTTGTGGTGCAGAAATTTATTTTGCAGAATCTATTGATAAATTATCAGAAAATGCTCAAGAAATAAAGCCAGATGTTATGACAGCTGTGCCTCGTTTGTATGAAAAAATTTACGATAAAATTATTTTAAAAGGAGAAGATTTATCTGGAATCAAGAAAAAACTATTCTTTTGGGCTGTAAATTTAGGTTTAGAATACAAGCCTTATGGAGCAAATGGTTGGTGGTATGAAAAACAATTGAGTTTAGCACGCAAACTTATATTTTCTAAATGGCAAGCAGCTTTAGGTGGTAATCTAAAACTAATGGTTTCTGGAAGTGCTGCTTTACAACCACGTTTAACAAGAATTTTTGCAGCTGCAGGAATGCCAATTATGGAAGGTTATGGTTTAACAGAAACATCTCCTGTTGTATCTGTAAATTTCATAAATGTTGATGGTGTAAAAGGTTTTAGAGTTGGTACAGTTGGTAAAGTTATTGATGGTGTAGAAGTTAAAATTGCAGAAACTGGCGAAATTTTAGTAAAAGGACCCAATGTTATGCTAGGGTACTATAAAGATCCTGTAAAAACAGCAGAAGTTCTTAAAGATGGTTATTTTTATTCTGGTGATAAAGGAGAAATAGATAAAGATGGTTTCTTAAAAATTACGGGTAGAACTAAAGAAATGTTTAAAACATCTGGAGGTAAATATGTAATTCCACCACTATTAGAAGGCGAGTTAAAACAATCTTTATTTATAGAGCAAATAATGGTTGTTGGTGAAAATGAAAAAATGCCAGCTGCAATTATTCAACCAAATTTCGATTATTTAAAAGATTGGGCAAATGATAATAAAATCTCTTTTACTTCTAATGAAGATTTAATTAAAAACGAAAAAGTAATTGCTAAAATTCAACAAGCAGTTGACGATTGTAATATTCATTTTGGAAAATGGGAACGCATTAAACGTTTTGAATTAACTCCAGATGAATGGTCTATAGATGGTGGCCATTTAACACCAACCATGAAAATGAAAAGAGCTGTTATCGTGCAAATTTATAAAGATTTGTATGAAAAAATATACAGACCATAG
- a CDS encoding TlpA disulfide reductase family protein, with the protein MKKALLIFSMLLIIFSCKKEVSKTNTVEDSESNWQEISTVKTLNYNELKPYLEKNDDTTYIVNFWATWCAPCVKELPYFEKIKQEYASKNVEVLLVSLDFPKQVEKKLIPFINKKQLQSEVVLLNDIDENVWIKAIDSTWSGALPATLIYNKNNRKFYEQSFDYIMLETELKTFLKP; encoded by the coding sequence ATGAAAAAAGCACTACTAATATTTTCAATGTTACTGATAATCTTTTCTTGTAAAAAAGAGGTTTCTAAAACGAATACTGTTGAGGATTCTGAAAGCAATTGGCAAGAAATATCAACAGTAAAAACGCTAAACTATAATGAATTAAAACCTTATTTAGAAAAAAATGATGACACAACTTACATCGTAAACTTTTGGGCAACTTGGTGTGCACCTTGCGTAAAAGAATTGCCTTATTTCGAAAAAATAAAACAAGAATACGCTTCTAAAAACGTAGAAGTTTTATTGGTGAGTTTAGATTTTCCTAAACAAGTAGAAAAAAAATTAATTCCTTTTATCAACAAAAAACAGTTGCAATCTGAAGTTGTTTTGTTGAATGATATTGATGAAAACGTTTGGATAAAAGCCATCGATTCAACTTGGTCTGGAGCTTTGCCAGCAACTTTAATTTACAATAAAAATAATAGAAAATTTTACGAACAATCTTTTGATTACATTATGTTAGAAACTGAATTAAAAACTTTTTTAAAACCATAA
- a CDS encoding tetratricopeptide repeat protein codes for MKKRSLLILIIFQISLIQSSFGQEDELFEESESLIEQKKYKKAIEKLDKVLELNPNFVGAFVNRGISNTALKNYKVAINDFKSAISLDSSNTLSFFYIANNYRKLKDIRSAIFYYDNAEKSAENNFSNQSANFNLKRTFLNGISPFQVSLYQIRYHRGLAFYDLKNYKSALKDFISIDDVKKSRDSKFMLASSLLKLERKKEACSEFENAVDLGSEDAIEVMKVNCY; via the coding sequence ATGAAAAAAAGAAGTTTATTAATTTTAATAATATTTCAAATTTCACTCATCCAAAGTTCGTTTGGTCAAGAAGATGAGCTATTTGAAGAATCCGAAAGTTTAATTGAACAAAAAAAATACAAAAAAGCGATTGAAAAGCTTGACAAAGTACTGGAGTTAAATCCAAATTTTGTGGGTGCTTTTGTAAATCGAGGCATCAGTAATACTGCTTTAAAAAATTATAAAGTTGCTATAAATGATTTTAAATCTGCTATAAGTTTAGATTCATCAAACACACTTTCGTTTTTTTACATTGCCAATAATTATAGAAAATTAAAAGATATAAGAAGCGCAATTTTCTATTATGATAATGCTGAGAAATCTGCAGAGAATAATTTTTCTAATCAATCTGCAAATTTTAATTTAAAAAGAACTTTTTTAAATGGCATTTCTCCTTTTCAAGTTTCACTTTATCAAATAAGATATCATAGAGGTTTAGCTTTTTATGATTTAAAAAACTATAAATCTGCACTTAAGGATTTTATTAGTATAGATGATGTAAAAAAATCAAGAGATTCAAAGTTTATGTTAGCTTCTTCTTTGCTCAAATTAGAGAGAAAAAAAGAAGCTTGTTCTGAATTTGAAAATGCAGTTGATTTAGGAAGTGAAGATGCTATAGAAGTGATGAAAGTTAATTGCTATTAA
- a CDS encoding alpha/beta hydrolase family protein — MIRILTYLSISIFSMAVSLAQVKSEEITINNMAIQLPGTLSYASDKSPLIIWVHGSGGVDRNGNQPQYIKQFRDEINKNNIAFFSYDKRTANPKNAQFLQEDGVLVVDFVSDVKEVVNHFKDDKRFTEIILVGHSQGSLIAMMALNNVDTYISIASAGETIDKTLIRQITAQNPEFGKLTAAYLKELKETGEIKEVDPNLMGLFAEPNQPFLISWLSLNPLEEIKNVKVPILIINGDKDFQVQVLDAEALKNAKPDADLFIIKNMNHVLKNIEKEEDNLASYYSADFPISKELIKTIVEFIHK, encoded by the coding sequence ATGATACGTATTTTAACTTACTTAAGTATATCAATATTTAGCATGGCAGTTTCTTTGGCACAAGTAAAGTCTGAAGAAATTACTATAAATAATATGGCAATTCAATTGCCAGGAACATTATCATATGCATCAGATAAATCGCCTTTAATTATTTGGGTTCATGGTTCTGGAGGTGTGGATAGAAATGGAAATCAGCCTCAATATATCAAACAATTCAGAGACGAAATCAATAAAAATAATATTGCTTTTTTTTCTTATGATAAAAGAACAGCCAATCCAAAAAACGCTCAATTTCTTCAAGAAGATGGTGTTTTAGTTGTAGATTTTGTAAGCGATGTTAAAGAAGTCGTGAATCATTTTAAAGATGATAAACGTTTTACAGAAATTATTTTGGTTGGTCATAGTCAAGGTTCTTTAATTGCAATGATGGCTTTGAATAATGTTGATACATATATTTCTATTGCAAGTGCAGGAGAAACGATTGATAAGACTTTAATAAGACAAATTACTGCTCAAAATCCTGAATTTGGCAAACTTACTGCAGCCTATTTAAAAGAATTAAAGGAAACTGGAGAAATCAAAGAAGTAGACCCAAATTTAATGGGGCTTTTTGCAGAACCAAATCAGCCTTTTTTAATTTCTTGGTTATCCTTAAATCCTTTGGAAGAAATTAAAAATGTAAAAGTACCAATATTAATTATTAATGGTGATAAAGATTTTCAGGTTCAAGTTTTGGATGCAGAAGCTCTAAAAAACGCAAAACCAGATGCAGATTTATTCATCATAAAAAATATGAATCACGTTCTAAAAAATATTGAAAAAGAAGAAGACAATTTAGCTTCCTATTATTCTGCTGATTTTCCGATTTCAAAAGAGCTAATAAAAACGATTGTAGAATTTATCCATAAATAA
- a CDS encoding alanine dehydrogenase, whose product MSQFSPFSKEELLPQAEMLEIQKRKGELFIGLPKETYIGEKRVCLTPDAVTALCAHGHRIVVETGAGDGANYTDKEYSEAGAKISYNTEEAFKCNIVLKVAPPTEEEIAYLNPETILISSLQLKTQNKKYFDCLAKKKITAVAFDYIKDEHNSYPVVKSLSEIAGTASILIAGELMSGTNKGNGLLFGNIGGVPPTSVVIFGAGTVGEYAARTALGLGARVKVFDNSISKLRNLQHCLPAPIYTSTLQPKSITKALMRCDVAIGAIRGKNRSPVVVTETMLESMKEGAVIVDVSIDRGGCFESSNVTSHNSPTFVKHGVIHYCVPNIPARYSRTASVSISNIFTPYLLDIAEEGGFENAARFDKSLRNGMYFYHGILTNRTVAEWFDLPFRDINLLIL is encoded by the coding sequence ATGAGTCAATTTTCTCCTTTTAGTAAAGAAGAATTACTACCACAAGCAGAAATGCTAGAAATACAAAAGAGAAAAGGCGAATTGTTTATTGGTTTGCCTAAAGAAACTTATATAGGCGAAAAACGTGTTTGTTTAACACCAGATGCAGTTACAGCTCTTTGTGCTCATGGCCATAGAATAGTAGTAGAAACAGGTGCTGGAGATGGCGCAAATTATACTGATAAAGAATATTCGGAAGCTGGCGCAAAAATTTCTTACAATACAGAAGAAGCTTTTAAATGTAATATTGTTTTAAAAGTGGCACCACCAACTGAAGAAGAAATTGCATATTTAAATCCAGAAACTATTTTAATTTCCTCTTTGCAATTAAAAACACAAAATAAAAAATATTTTGACTGTTTAGCAAAAAAGAAAATCACTGCAGTTGCTTTCGATTATATAAAAGACGAACATAATTCGTATCCAGTTGTTAAATCTTTAAGTGAAATTGCTGGGACAGCTTCCATATTAATTGCAGGAGAATTAATGAGTGGTACTAATAAAGGAAATGGATTATTGTTTGGCAATATTGGTGGAGTTCCACCAACAAGTGTTGTAATTTTTGGAGCAGGAACTGTGGGCGAATATGCAGCAAGAACTGCCTTAGGCTTGGGTGCTAGAGTAAAAGTTTTCGATAATTCAATTTCTAAATTACGAAACCTGCAACATTGTTTACCTGCACCAATTTATACATCTACTTTGCAACCAAAATCTATTACAAAAGCTTTAATGAGATGTGATGTTGCTATTGGAGCTATTAGAGGCAAAAACAGATCGCCTGTTGTGGTTACAGAAACGATGTTAGAATCTATGAAAGAAGGTGCTGTAATTGTAGATGTTAGTATTGATAGAGGTGGTTGTTTTGAAAGCTCAAATGTTACTTCTCACAACTCACCAACATTTGTAAAACATGGTGTAATTCACTATTGTGTGCCCAATATTCCTGCACGTTATTCAAGAACTGCTTCTGTTTCTATCAGTAATATTTTTACACCTTATTTATTAGATATTGCAGAAGAAGGTGGTTTTGAAAATGCAGCTCGTTTTGATAAAAGCTTAAGAAATGGCATGTATTTTTATCATGGAATCTTAACAAACAGAACAGTTGCAGAATGGTTCGATTTACCTTTTAGAGACATTAACTTATTAATTTTATAA
- a CDS encoding thioredoxin family protein gives MKTIKSILLLAVVALTTAAFTLKPVAGYAVGDTISDFKLKNVDGDFLSLSDYDDAKGFIIIFTCNTCPYSVANEDRIIALNDKYEDSGYPVIAINPNNPIADPGESMEKMKIRSDEKGFNFPYLLDEGQKVYPRFGATKTPHVFIVTKNDMKVQYIGAIDNSSRDEDAVTEKYVENAVDALLNNKKIEKTTTVAIGCSIKV, from the coding sequence ATGAAAACAATTAAATCGATATTATTGCTTGCAGTTGTTGCACTTACAACAGCAGCTTTTACTTTAAAACCTGTAGCAGGTTATGCTGTTGGGGATACTATTAGTGATTTTAAACTAAAAAATGTAGATGGTGATTTTTTATCATTATCCGATTATGATGATGCCAAAGGTTTTATCATTATTTTTACGTGTAACACTTGTCCTTATTCAGTTGCGAATGAAGATAGAATTATCGCTTTAAACGATAAATATGAAGATAGTGGTTATCCAGTAATCGCTATTAACCCTAATAATCCTATTGCTGATCCAGGAGAAAGTATGGAGAAAATGAAGATTAGATCGGATGAAAAAGGTTTTAATTTTCCTTATTTGTTAGATGAAGGTCAAAAAGTATATCCAAGATTTGGAGCTACAAAAACACCACATGTTTTTATTGTTACTAAAAACGATATGAAAGTACAATATATTGGTGCAATTGATAACAGTTCTAGAGATGAAGATGCTGTCACAGAAAAATATGTAGAAAATGCTGTTGATGCTTTATTAAACAATAAAAAGATAGAAAAGACAACTACTGTTGCTATTGGTTGTTCTATTAAAGTGTAA
- a CDS encoding SPFH domain-containing protein: protein MKAEKIIKLANGYLMVFIVLLLFFGGIAMSIIKETPVFIIVSILGFIGFFGFILVNPNTSKVILLFGKYVGTIKENGLYWANPLYRKKTISLRASNFDSERLKVNDKLGNPIMISTILVWRVTDTYKAAFDVDNYENFVRVQTDAAVRKLASMYPYDNFADEGHDEDITLRSSVNEVSEALEKEIDERLTIAGIEVLEARIGYLAYANEIASAMLKRQQATAIVAARHKIVQGAVEMVEMALNELNRKQIVELDDERKAAMVSNLLVILCGDKEASPVVNAGTLSH from the coding sequence ATGAAAGCTGAAAAAATCATCAAACTTGCGAATGGCTACCTAATGGTATTTATCGTTTTATTACTATTTTTTGGGGGAATTGCAATGTCAATCATCAAAGAAACTCCTGTTTTTATAATTGTTTCAATACTAGGTTTTATTGGTTTTTTCGGATTTATCTTAGTAAACCCAAATACTTCTAAAGTTATTTTATTATTCGGAAAATATGTGGGAACCATCAAAGAAAATGGGTTGTATTGGGCAAATCCTTTGTACAGAAAAAAGACAATTTCGTTAAGAGCAAGTAATTTTGATAGTGAACGTTTAAAGGTGAATGATAAATTGGGGAATCCTATTATGATTTCTACCATTTTAGTTTGGCGAGTAACAGATACGTACAAAGCTGCTTTTGATGTAGATAATTACGAAAATTTTGTACGTGTACAAACGGATGCTGCTGTAAGAAAACTAGCAAGTATGTATCCTTATGATAATTTTGCTGATGAAGGACATGATGAAGATATTACGTTACGTTCTAGTGTAAATGAAGTTTCTGAAGCCTTAGAAAAGGAAATTGATGAACGTTTAACAATTGCAGGAATTGAAGTTTTAGAAGCTAGAATTGGGTATTTAGCCTATGCAAATGAAATTGCTTCTGCTATGCTAAAAAGACAACAAGCAACAGCAATTGTTGCTGCAAGACATAAAATTGTGCAAGGTGCTGTTGAAATGGTAGAAATGGCGTTAAATGAATTGAACAGAAAACAAATTGTAGAGTTAGATGATGAACGAAAAGCAGCAATGGTTAGTAATTTATTAGTAATTTTATGTGGAGATAAAGAAGCTTCGCCTGTTGTAAATGCTGGTACTTTAAGTCATTAA
- a CDS encoding DUF4177 domain-containing protein, whose amino-acid sequence MKEYKFLKQKMSWSNSQNNFEDEINSHAKQGWRVINIYCNTNGGVYALLEKDKNR is encoded by the coding sequence ATGAAAGAATACAAGTTTTTAAAGCAAAAAATGAGCTGGTCTAATAGTCAAAATAATTTTGAAGATGAAATTAATTCACATGCAAAACAAGGCTGGCGTGTTATAAATATATATTGCAATACGAATGGTGGAGTTTACGCGCTTTTAGAGAAAGATAAAAACAGATAA